From a single bacterium genomic region:
- a CDS encoding ABC transporter ATP-binding protein/permease, which yields MKIILRILRHILPYKKNLGIASVSMFFSVVFNMATVVLIIPFINILFEDTYPVTEPVPAFSLETIKPWALTQMNNLMASTDALTALKALCLMIVGAFVFKNLFSYAQTWFMAPAEQGIIRDLRQFLFEHMNRLSLSYFSEEKKGMLMSRIISDVQLVNDSAIAVVNSMFRDPPQIFVYTLTLFIIDWQLTLIVFVLLPVTGFVLAKIGNWVHRESDRLQESIARITTVLDEALSSMRIIKAFRTERFEVARFRKENDQYFQTFVNIKRRRELATPITEILSVLVVVVILWFMGDAILTGRSDMSSGIFVAYIFAMLQMMQPLKYFGQTINHVAQGVAGAKRVFGVLDIDPRIVDSENAQDVNGFHDSINFRDVRFRYDTGDQILNGIDAEIRAGEVVAIVGPSGTGKSTMVDLVPRFYDVTGGSIELDGKDVRDIRVHSLRKLMGIVTQETFLFNTTIRENIAYGEDEIDMDRVIESARAANAHDFILETPDGYDTTIGDRGVKLSGGQRQRLSIARAIYKNPPILILDEATSSLDTESEVLVQKAIENLMRGRTSIVIAHRLSTIQKADRIYVLDAGRVVETGKHEELLRNEDGLYARLYQMQFQL from the coding sequence TTGAAAATCATTCTTCGCATACTTCGCCACATCCTTCCCTACAAGAAGAACCTCGGGATTGCTTCCGTTTCCATGTTCTTCTCCGTCGTCTTCAACATGGCGACCGTGGTGCTGATCATTCCGTTCATCAACATTCTGTTCGAAGACACCTACCCTGTCACGGAGCCTGTCCCTGCGTTCTCGCTCGAGACCATAAAGCCGTGGGCGCTGACGCAGATGAATAATCTCATGGCGTCCACCGATGCGCTCACCGCGCTCAAGGCGCTGTGCCTCATGATTGTTGGTGCCTTTGTTTTCAAAAATCTCTTTTCCTATGCGCAGACCTGGTTCATGGCGCCGGCAGAGCAGGGCATTATCCGTGATTTGCGGCAGTTCCTGTTCGAGCACATGAACCGTCTTTCCCTCAGCTATTTCTCCGAGGAAAAGAAGGGAATGCTCATGTCGCGCATCATCAGTGACGTGCAGCTTGTGAACGACAGCGCCATTGCGGTGGTCAACAGCATGTTCCGCGATCCACCACAGATCTTTGTGTACACCCTTACCCTGTTCATCATCGACTGGCAGCTCACGCTCATTGTTTTCGTGCTGCTCCCAGTCACGGGCTTCGTCCTTGCGAAAATCGGCAACTGGGTACATCGCGAGAGCGACCGCCTGCAGGAGTCCATCGCGCGCATCACCACCGTACTCGACGAAGCACTCTCGAGCATGCGCATCATCAAGGCGTTTCGTACCGAGCGTTTTGAGGTCGCCCGTTTCCGCAAAGAGAACGATCAGTATTTCCAGACCTTCGTGAACATCAAGCGGCGCAGGGAGCTGGCCACACCCATTACGGAAATTCTCTCCGTGCTTGTCGTCGTGGTGATTCTCTGGTTCATGGGTGATGCCATTTTGACGGGACGCAGCGACATGAGCAGCGGCATTTTCGTTGCCTACATTTTCGCCATGCTGCAGATGATGCAGCCTCTCAAGTATTTCGGACAGACCATCAACCATGTCGCACAGGGCGTGGCGGGAGCGAAGCGGGTGTTCGGTGTGCTCGATATCGACCCGCGCATTGTCGACAGCGAGAACGCGCAGGATGTCAACGGTTTTCATGACAGTATCAACTTCCGCGACGTGCGTTTCCGGTATGATACAGGTGACCAGATTCTGAATGGTATTGATGCGGAAATTCGCGCCGGGGAAGTCGTCGCCATTGTTGGACCGAGTGGGACCGGGAAAAGTACGATGGTCGATCTCGTCCCGCGTTTCTACGATGTCACCGGTGGCTCGATAGAACTTGACGGGAAGGATGTGCGGGATATCCGTGTGCATTCACTGCGGAAGCTGATGGGTATCGTTACGCAGGAAACCTTCCTGTTCAATACCACCATTCGTGAGAACATCGCCTACGGGGAGGATGAAATCGATATGGATCGCGTGATCGAATCTGCGCGCGCGGCCAATGCACATGACTTCATCCTTGAGACCCCGGACGGATACGATACCACGATCGGTGACCGCGGGGTCAAGCTCTCGGGTGGTCAGCGGCAGCGGTTGTCCATCGCACGGGCCATATACAAAAATCCCCCCATTCTCATTCTTGACGAAGCGACATCCTCTCTCGACACCGAGTCGGAAGTGCTTGTGCAGAAGGCTATCGAAAACCTGATGCGCGGACGCACATCCATCGTTATCGCGCATCGCCTGTCCACCATACAGAAGGCGGATCGCATCTATGTGCTCGACGCCGGCCGCGTGGTGGAAACAGGG
- a CDS encoding glycosyltransferase codes for MQASVVIAVYNKPESLQFLLEAYAQQSMREFEIIVADDGSGPEIERVVAEARAQHALELQHLWHEDDGWRKNVMLNNAVRAARTPYMIFTDGDCLPHRRFVEDHVRYSEEGRYCCGRRAEMSARWTARLTLERVREGMYQRIGLSEWWDGITGRAQRVEDGLRFESPRLRNILHAAPRGMLGSNFSVHRQALERVNGFDEVYDGPGCGEDSDVQLRLDRAGYTCKSLRHLAIQYHMYHPATRVPQRCLDRFAQVQAGNSIRCSRGLRHEDPSSDGQHP; via the coding sequence ATGCAGGCATCCGTCGTTATCGCCGTGTACAACAAGCCGGAATCGCTGCAGTTCCTGCTGGAGGCTTATGCGCAGCAGAGCATGCGGGAGTTCGAGATCATCGTCGCCGACGACGGCTCTGGTCCCGAAATCGAACGCGTTGTAGCAGAGGCAAGGGCACAGCACGCGCTGGAGCTTCAGCATCTCTGGCATGAGGATGACGGGTGGAGGAAAAATGTCATGCTCAACAACGCCGTGCGTGCGGCGCGCACCCCGTATATGATATTTACCGATGGCGACTGCCTGCCGCATCGCCGCTTTGTCGAAGACCACGTCCGATACAGTGAAGAGGGACGTTACTGCTGCGGCAGACGCGCGGAAATGAGCGCACGATGGACCGCCCGGCTGACGCTGGAGCGGGTGCGAGAAGGGATGTATCAGCGTATCGGACTGTCGGAGTGGTGGGATGGCATCACCGGACGGGCGCAGCGTGTGGAAGACGGACTGCGTTTTGAAAGTCCCCGCCTCAGGAACATATTGCATGCTGCACCGCGCGGCATGCTCGGCAGCAATTTCTCCGTACACCGCCAGGCGCTTGAACGCGTCAACGGGTTTGACGAGGTATATGACGGACCAGGTTGCGGGGAGGACAGTGATGTTCAGCTGCGGCTTGACCGCGCAGGGTACACCTGCAAATCACTGCGGCACCTGGCAATACAGTATCACATGTATCATCCCGCGACGCGCGTCCCGCAGCGCTGCCTCGATCGTTTCGCTCAGGTTCAGGCGGGGAATTCCATACGCTGCAGCCGTGGACTGCGGCATGAAGATCCTTCATCCGACGGACAACATCCTTGA
- a CDS encoding glycosyltransferase family 9 protein codes for MKFPAKSILVIRMSGIGDVLWTTPLLANLRRAYPDAHIAYVVRTASALVLENNPDVDELLLFEDERIRWQLGFLRRLRRRHYDLSIDLICSPATAIQSVVSGARTRIGFDFRVREKLYNHRLSAREANAGHEVEFNLFVLRYMGIPEVTTDLVWRVSDDEAARAGEWWEESALRGDSRVIGLIPTGGYPSKKWPLDHWIELTQHMELKDRRFLVFWGSDAERRDAEAIARESKGRAVAAPKGTLRNAAALMQRCASIVGNDSGPTHIATALQKPVVAFYGPSDPRSQGPWSKKARVLQIDDVETRCCRKLECADPVCMYGITVQRTAATLRALEAEHSAVGA; via the coding sequence ATGAAATTTCCCGCGAAATCCATACTGGTGATTCGCATGAGCGGCATCGGCGACGTGTTGTGGACGACGCCGCTGCTCGCAAACCTGCGTCGCGCATACCCGGATGCGCATATCGCCTACGTAGTACGCACTGCCAGCGCTCTCGTACTCGAGAACAATCCCGATGTGGATGAGCTCCTGCTGTTTGAAGACGAGCGCATTCGCTGGCAGCTGGGATTTTTGCGCCGTCTGCGCCGCAGACACTACGATCTCTCCATTGATCTTATCTGTTCTCCCGCCACGGCTATTCAATCTGTTGTCAGCGGAGCACGCACACGCATCGGTTTTGATTTTCGCGTGCGGGAAAAACTTTATAACCACCGGCTTTCTGCGCGTGAAGCCAATGCGGGACATGAAGTGGAGTTCAATCTCTTCGTGCTTCGCTACATGGGGATACCCGAAGTGACCACAGATCTTGTCTGGAGGGTGTCCGATGACGAAGCTGCGCGGGCAGGAGAGTGGTGGGAAGAGAGCGCTCTGCGAGGTGATTCGCGCGTGATCGGATTGATTCCGACAGGCGGCTACCCATCGAAAAAATGGCCGCTGGACCACTGGATCGAACTCACGCAGCACATGGAATTGAAGGACCGCCGTTTCCTCGTGTTCTGGGGGAGCGATGCGGAGCGCCGGGATGCAGAGGCTATCGCGCGTGAGAGCAAGGGACGCGCTGTTGCCGCACCGAAAGGCACGCTGCGCAACGCCGCGGCCCTCATGCAGCGATGCGCATCCATCGTCGGCAACGACAGCGGTCCCACGCATATCGCAACCGCATTGCAGAAACCCGTCGTTGCCTTCTATGGTCCTTCCGACCCCCGAAGCCAGGGTCCATGGAGCAAGAAAGCGCGCGTGCTGCAAATCGACGACGTTGAAACGCGATGCTGCCGAAAGCTTGAATGCGCGGATCCTGTCTGCATGTACGGCATCACGGTGCAGCGCACCGCGGCAACGCTGCGTGCCCTGGAAGCTGAGCACAGTGCGGTGGGAGCGTAA
- a CDS encoding T9SS type A sorting domain-containing protein: MRVAFLFAVLLLLGSPLAAQVPQLREMIQNTPDTPHRQYPSTGRFVFDAPAFARIQGLPQGLPQGLPVDIQGLPVDIQAEDLVVGFPNPNEVREITSDLDVDGNVIIVNNGKLRVKEARLRVRGNVQVVGNGGFEVQSGLLEFQQEYVYQFGFVVTNTASVWFNDATVQTGGYNISCALIDTAALRIDGSSFGGGIMTTTVSGHARVDATGSERVGELLFFDSTTGVFNGCDGLLTWVTLPEGCTLDAQFPGTQVLDSWSFPGDAGSHSGFDFSLSYNGCTNLLWGLMLEPGCEATLRDSDLLAVGALFRGSGSGVVNGLVNHGISSSYHYPVQDRNVQFEGCSVQIWNLYALDSYQLSIRNSIIGEVLAMGNSDVALQTTICDGTGGYLGTQDQARMTLIQSSVTAPVIARDQSQLTLLFSSVQGSIPRAADNGVIALFHSNFSDLPIVDPEAAALVMGIDDPSQAEVDADVPLRGSVRFLPGDALPIHFVSFWFDAARVDTPDELTYVSQPSIRERFRDTLGVWDTREHVPGSHYVTLHMRISTGDTISLPATIMLTESTVGIDFPASPRILQLDAWPNPLVTGAPLQLELGGADRATLTVVDLLGRVQHSITLRSGQTQSLPLDDLSPGAYTLYLQTPKGQLTRQLRVLR; this comes from the coding sequence ATGAGAGTTGCATTCCTTTTCGCAGTGCTGTTGCTGCTTGGCTCGCCGCTTGCAGCCCAGGTGCCGCAACTGCGAGAGATGATACAGAATACACCGGACACTCCACATCGGCAGTATCCGTCGACGGGCAGATTCGTTTTTGATGCTCCGGCCTTTGCTCGCATACAGGGCCTCCCACAGGGCCTCCCGCAGGGCCTCCCGGTGGATATTCAGGGCCTCCCGGTGGATATTCAGGCAGAAGACCTGGTCGTGGGTTTCCCCAATCCGAACGAGGTGCGGGAAATTACCTCCGACCTCGATGTCGATGGCAATGTCATCATCGTCAACAACGGGAAATTACGTGTCAAAGAGGCACGGCTCCGCGTGCGCGGCAACGTGCAGGTCGTGGGGAATGGAGGCTTTGAAGTGCAGAGCGGACTCCTTGAATTCCAGCAGGAGTACGTATACCAGTTCGGTTTCGTGGTCACGAACACTGCGAGCGTCTGGTTCAATGACGCCACGGTGCAGACCGGCGGGTATAACATCAGCTGCGCTCTCATCGATACTGCTGCCCTGCGTATTGACGGCAGCAGTTTCGGGGGCGGCATCATGACGACGACCGTGAGCGGTCACGCACGCGTGGATGCAACAGGCAGTGAACGCGTTGGGGAACTTTTGTTCTTCGATTCGACCACCGGTGTGTTCAACGGATGCGACGGACTCCTGACCTGGGTCACGCTGCCTGAAGGCTGCACACTCGATGCGCAGTTCCCCGGAACCCAGGTGCTCGACAGCTGGAGTTTCCCCGGAGATGCCGGGAGTCATTCCGGATTCGACTTCAGCCTTTCCTACAATGGCTGCACAAACCTGCTCTGGGGATTGATGCTCGAACCCGGCTGCGAGGCTACGCTGCGCGACTCCGATCTGCTTGCCGTGGGCGCATTGTTTCGCGGCAGCGGTTCAGGGGTGGTGAACGGACTCGTCAACCATGGCATCTCCAGCAGCTATCATTATCCCGTGCAGGACCGCAATGTGCAGTTTGAAGGTTGCTCGGTGCAGATCTGGAATCTCTATGCGCTCGATTCCTACCAGCTTTCCATCCGCAACAGCATCATTGGCGAGGTGCTCGCCATGGGGAATTCCGATGTCGCATTGCAGACCACGATCTGCGACGGGACCGGCGGCTATCTCGGGACGCAGGACCAGGCGAGGATGACACTGATACAGTCTTCGGTTACGGCGCCGGTCATCGCAAGAGATCAGAGTCAGCTGACACTGCTCTTTTCCTCTGTGCAGGGCAGTATTCCCCGCGCCGCGGACAACGGTGTGATCGCGCTCTTCCATTCAAATTTCTCGGATCTTCCCATTGTCGATCCCGAAGCCGCTGCCTTGGTGATGGGCATTGACGATCCCTCGCAGGCCGAGGTTGATGCAGACGTACCGCTTCGTGGCAGCGTACGTTTTCTGCCTGGCGACGCTCTGCCTATCCATTTTGTGTCCTTCTGGTTCGATGCGGCACGCGTCGATACACCGGACGAACTGACCTACGTCTCCCAGCCCTCCATACGTGAGCGCTTCCGCGATACGCTGGGTGTGTGGGATACGCGTGAACATGTTCCGGGCAGTCATTACGTAACACTGCACATGAGGATCAGCACCGGCGATACCATCAGTCTGCCCGCGACCATAATGCTCACCGAATCCACTGTCGGAATTGATTTCCCGGCATCGCCACGCATTCTGCAACTCGATGCATGGCCCAATCCGCTTGTCACCGGCGCCCCGCTGCAGCTGGAACTCGGGGGTGCCGATCGGGCAACGCTTACCGTCGTCGATTTGCTGGGACGTGTGCAGCACAGCATCACGCTTCGGTCGGGACAGACGCAATCCCTGCCACTGGACGATCTTTCCCCGGGCGCATATACACTCTATCTGCAGACGCCGAAAGGTCAGCTGACACGGCAGTTGCGTGTGCTGCGGTGA
- a CDS encoding fibronectin type III domain-containing protein — MKHFNVLKMFALAILVAVAFTACDENSDNPVDTDPAVAAPTNLMAASDDGAVFLSWTPSIDESATNFGSYSITILNTSTNQTGTPITAGAGISSVRIDGLTNGVIYTFTIRSLTDQGKESTGFAQIDWSPAVRNAVDNGGNLIRVYATTSATEPSAIDLYNDNGMTEVISQAGQEFQDRGDLYVYAASDTDVLKLMSPAEANNQGMETQFSSQASVATDDLDDQLATEAPAASSYTLSEIMPDNGQVSAGQVYWGRLVRGSDYFYFRLLVKKGSNGRLVQGTGNDRYFEMVVSFQNAPNNKFAKH; from the coding sequence ATGAAGCATTTCAATGTTCTCAAGATGTTCGCGCTCGCGATCCTGGTTGCCGTGGCATTCACCGCCTGCGACGAGAACAGCGATAACCCGGTCGACACCGACCCTGCAGTCGCCGCACCGACCAATCTGATGGCCGCCTCCGATGATGGTGCCGTGTTCCTGAGCTGGACACCGTCCATCGACGAATCCGCTACCAATTTCGGAAGCTACAGCATCACCATCCTGAACACCTCGACCAACCAGACCGGTACGCCGATCACGGCTGGTGCGGGAATCAGCAGCGTTCGTATCGACGGACTCACCAATGGCGTGATCTATACCTTCACCATCCGTTCCCTCACCGATCAGGGTAAGGAGAGCACCGGTTTCGCACAGATTGACTGGTCCCCTGCTGTCCGCAATGCCGTCGACAACGGTGGGAACCTCATCCGCGTGTATGCCACCACCTCCGCCACCGAGCCCAGCGCCATCGATCTTTACAATGACAACGGTATGACTGAAGTCATTTCGCAGGCGGGACAGGAATTCCAGGATCGTGGTGACCTGTACGTCTATGCCGCAAGCGACACCGACGTCCTGAAGCTCATGAGTCCTGCCGAAGCCAACAACCAGGGCATGGAGACGCAGTTCTCCTCGCAGGCATCAGTAGCGACCGATGATCTCGACGACCAGCTCGCAACTGAAGCCCCTGCAGCCAGCAGCTACACGCTCAGTGAGATTATGCCGGACAACGGCCAGGTGAGCGCGGGACAGGTCTACTGGGGCCGCCTCGTTCGTGGCAGCGACTATTTCTACTTCCGTCTGCTGGTCAAAAAGGGCAGCAACGGACGCCTCGTGCAGGGCACCGGCAACGACCGCTACTTCGAGATGGTCGTTTCCTTCCAGAATGCACCGAACAACAAGTTCGCCAAGCACTGA
- a CDS encoding fibronectin type III domain-containing protein, with translation MEKRFRILMIVALLVVFSACDEESTNEPVDPDVAAPTNVRASSSDEAVILHWDPSSSEGQENFGGYKINVKNEDDNTSTVVNAPRGDGHTVTGLLNGTRYVFTIWAVTTQDKESPTSVAIEWAPAIRRYVNQTGDPIRVYATTSSTFNSAVDLFNASGIAEVIPQAGQEFRDRGDLYVDAPNTTSNFLRIVSPDAANNEGLETQFSTVSYDADDLDEQFATTAPSTATYSKHDISITSAQVSAGKVIYGRLSRNNKYLYFRLLVKRGAAGSMVQGSGADRYLEFDVSYQHVADVPFAKK, from the coding sequence ATGGAAAAGCGTTTCCGCATTCTGATGATTGTCGCACTGCTTGTCGTTTTCAGTGCATGTGATGAAGAATCGACGAATGAACCGGTCGACCCTGATGTTGCGGCCCCGACAAATGTCCGCGCCTCCTCATCCGATGAAGCCGTGATCCTGCACTGGGATCCTTCCTCGAGCGAGGGACAGGAGAATTTCGGCGGGTACAAGATTAACGTCAAGAATGAAGACGACAACACATCAACAGTCGTCAATGCACCCCGTGGTGATGGTCATACGGTCACCGGACTGCTCAACGGCACGCGCTATGTGTTTACCATCTGGGCCGTCACAACGCAGGACAAGGAGAGTCCGACCTCCGTCGCCATCGAATGGGCACCGGCCATCCGCCGCTATGTGAATCAGACCGGCGATCCAATTCGCGTATATGCCACGACGTCGAGCACGTTCAACAGTGCTGTTGACCTTTTCAACGCCAGCGGTATCGCGGAAGTCATTCCCCAGGCGGGACAGGAGTTCCGTGATCGCGGAGATCTCTATGTCGATGCGCCGAATACGACATCCAACTTCCTCCGCATCGTCAGTCCCGACGCCGCGAACAATGAGGGACTCGAGACGCAGTTTTCCACCGTTTCCTATGACGCGGACGATCTCGACGAACAGTTCGCTACCACCGCACCGAGTACGGCAACGTACAGCAAGCACGATATCAGCATCACCAGCGCCCAGGTCAGCGCGGGCAAGGTCATTTACGGCCGTCTGAGCCGCAACAACAAGTACCTGTACTTCCGTCTGCTGGTCAAACGCGGTGCCGCGGGAAGTATGGTGCAGGGTTCGGGTGCGGATCGTTACCTCGAGTTCGACGTGTCGTATCAGCATGTCGCGGATGTGCCCTTTGCAAAGAAATAG
- a CDS encoding alpha/beta hydrolase, translating into MLPAFYTDDGSGLPLLFIHAFPLNSSMWRAQRRDLSTFYRVLTYDLPGFGRGGEFPDAFSLDDAADMAVELLDDRGIDRAVACGCSMGGYIALSLLRRHPDRLAGLILANTRATADTPAAKLNRSTQAAAIREGGMQDLRDEMLGKLLGETTVSSAPDVVRCVEEILQHATPEGSAGMLEAMAARPDSFNALSETVLPVCVISGGEDTLIPPVESEGMKEVLRNGELQLLPHAGHLSCLERPVRFNAAVRDFIQRYVLM; encoded by the coding sequence ATGTTACCAGCATTTTACACGGATGACGGCAGCGGGCTCCCGCTGCTGTTCATCCATGCTTTCCCGCTCAATTCAAGCATGTGGCGCGCACAGCGCCGGGATCTGAGTACCTTTTACCGCGTCCTCACCTACGATCTTCCGGGTTTCGGCAGAGGTGGGGAATTTCCCGATGCATTCTCACTCGATGACGCGGCGGATATGGCTGTCGAACTTCTCGACGACCGTGGCATAGACCGCGCCGTCGCCTGCGGATGTTCCATGGGTGGGTACATTGCGCTTTCCCTCCTCCGGCGGCATCCGGACCGGCTTGCAGGATTGATACTTGCCAACACTCGCGCCACTGCTGATACGCCAGCAGCGAAACTGAATCGATCCACGCAGGCTGCGGCCATTCGTGAAGGCGGTATGCAGGATCTGCGCGATGAGATGCTCGGGAAACTGCTCGGAGAAACCACCGTTTCCTCCGCACCGGACGTTGTGCGCTGCGTTGAGGAAATCCTTCAGCACGCCACCCCCGAAGGCAGTGCTGGCATGCTGGAAGCCATGGCGGCTCGGCCCGACTCATTCAATGCGCTTTCCGAGACTGTCCTGCCCGTCTGTGTCATCTCAGGCGGAGAGGACACACTCATCCCTCCGGTCGAATCCGAAGGGATGAAGGAAGTGCTGAGGAACGGGGAATTACAGCTGCTCCCGCATGCGGGACATCTCAGCTGCCTCGAAAGGCCGGTGCGCTTCAATGCCGCGGTGCGGGATTTCATTCAGCGATATGTCCTGATGTAA
- a CDS encoding DASS family sodium-coupled anion symporter, which translates to MPQAQSLQSPAVLRGTGLLLGAALFAVILLLPMPEALGIHGQQVLATATLMAVWWMTEALPIPVTALLPLLLFPAFGMMSVTDAAAPYAHPLVFLFLGGFVLALAVERSGLHRRIALRVILIVGSGPARLVLGFMLATAFLSMWISNTATVMLMLPIALAVIEQVRPDDADTSFPRFAVAILLGVAYAASIGGVGTLIGTPPNIVLAGVLSQLYPQAPPIGFVQWMLFGIPIVLIFLPLTWLLLIRVLPTTRLQHVRIAGEKRTGIRAALLEMGTMKRSERLVLAVFLLTAAGWIFRVPLQIGSLRIPGLTDVLPDITDTSIAMAAAVLLFLLPGEKRRPLFTWHEIQRGIPWGILLLFGGGFALAQGMQQGGVTGYFGSALTQLQDIPIWGMILLTCLLLTFLTELTSNTATASILIPVMAAAAVSLGEHPMLLMLPAALNASFAFMLPVATPPNAIVFSSPWIGIRTMAKTGIVLNLIGVALVTVMMYLLGTAVFSISFDSLPAWVR; encoded by the coding sequence ATGCCCCAGGCGCAGAGTCTTCAGTCCCCTGCAGTGCTGCGCGGAACCGGACTCCTCCTCGGCGCTGCACTGTTCGCCGTCATCCTGCTGCTTCCCATGCCGGAGGCGCTCGGAATCCACGGACAGCAGGTGCTCGCCACTGCCACACTCATGGCAGTCTGGTGGATGACTGAAGCCCTGCCCATTCCCGTCACCGCGCTGCTCCCACTCCTTCTTTTTCCCGCCTTCGGCATGATGTCCGTCACTGATGCCGCGGCTCCGTACGCACATCCTCTTGTCTTTCTTTTTCTTGGCGGATTCGTGCTCGCCCTCGCCGTCGAACGCAGCGGGTTGCACCGCCGCATCGCGCTCCGCGTCATCCTGATCGTGGGATCTGGTCCCGCACGTCTCGTCCTCGGCTTCATGCTCGCCACGGCTTTTCTCTCGATGTGGATTTCCAATACCGCGACCGTCATGCTCATGCTCCCCATCGCCCTCGCTGTGATCGAGCAGGTCCGCCCCGACGATGCAGACACCTCTTTCCCCCGCTTCGCCGTCGCCATCCTTCTCGGCGTCGCTTACGCGGCGAGCATCGGCGGCGTGGGTACGCTTATCGGAACGCCACCGAACATCGTTTTGGCGGGCGTGCTTTCTCAGCTGTATCCCCAGGCTCCTCCCATCGGCTTCGTGCAGTGGATGCTCTTCGGCATCCCCATCGTCCTGATTTTCCTGCCACTCACCTGGCTGCTTCTGATACGTGTACTCCCGACCACGAGACTGCAGCACGTACGCATCGCAGGCGAGAAACGAACAGGCATCAGAGCTGCTCTGCTCGAGATGGGAACAATGAAACGCAGTGAGCGCCTGGTTCTCGCAGTATTCCTGCTGACAGCTGCGGGCTGGATATTCCGCGTTCCTCTGCAGATCGGCAGCTTGCGCATTCCCGGACTCACCGACGTGCTGCCCGACATCACCGACACTTCCATTGCGATGGCAGCAGCCGTGCTGCTCTTCCTCCTTCCCGGGGAGAAACGTCGTCCGCTGTTCACCTGGCATGAAATCCAGCGCGGCATTCCCTGGGGCATCCTCCTGCTTTTCGGTGGCGGCTTCGCCCTCGCGCAGGGCATGCAGCAGGGCGGTGTCACCGGGTACTTCGGCAGCGCGCTGACACAACTGCAGGACATACCGATATGGGGAATGATACTGCTCACCTGCCTGCTGTTGACGTTTCTGACAGAGCTGACCTCGAATACCGCGACAGCCAGTATTCTGATCCCGGTCATGGCCGCCGCCGCCGTGAGCCTGGGCGAGCACCCCATGCTGCTCATGCTGCCCGCCGCGCTCAATGCTTCCTTCGCCTTCATGCTCCCTGTGGCCACCCCTCCCAATGCCATCGTGTTTTCCTCGCCATGGATCGGTATCAGGACGATGGCGAAGACTGGTATCGTTCTCAACCTGATCGGTGTCGCACTCGTCACCGTCATGATGTATCTGCTCGGGACAGCCGTGTTCTCCATCAGCTTCGACAGTCTGCCGGCCTGGGTGCGTTGA
- a CDS encoding DUF3365 domain-containing protein has translation MRILTILAATMLLAGCSGNTALDEGKQQQAEAKARDAAQELAGTLMGEVQKAMKENGPSGAVLVCAEKAQPLTNEIADRYGVTLRRVTTKPRNPLDAPDDYEQNILAHFASMQEKGTLDFKTTHSETVTENGIQVLRFMKPLTIKKPCLACHAAAEELDANVRQALADRYPDDQATGYSAGDLRGAISVTVPLQ, from the coding sequence ATGCGTATTCTGACAATCCTGGCAGCCACGATGCTGCTCGCCGGCTGCAGTGGCAATACTGCATTGGATGAAGGAAAGCAGCAGCAGGCGGAGGCGAAAGCTCGTGATGCTGCTCAGGAACTTGCTGGAACGTTAATGGGGGAAGTGCAGAAGGCGATGAAGGAGAACGGTCCTTCGGGAGCAGTTCTCGTGTGCGCAGAAAAAGCGCAACCGCTTACAAATGAAATTGCTGACAGGTACGGTGTCACGCTCCGGCGCGTCACAACCAAACCCCGCAACCCTCTCGATGCTCCGGATGACTACGAACAGAACATCCTGGCGCACTTCGCATCGATGCAGGAAAAGGGGACGTTGGACTTCAAGACCACACATAGTGAAACTGTCACGGAAAATGGTATCCAGGTACTGCGTTTCATGAAACCCCTCACGATCAAGAAACCCTGCCTTGCCTGTCACGCTGCAGCCGAAGAGCTGGATGCGAACGTACGCCAGGCCCTGGCCGACCGTTATCCTGATGATCAGGCAACAGGCTACTCCGCAGGCGACCTGCGCGGCGCCATCAGTGTCACCGTGCCGCTGCAGTAA